One Candidatus Methylomirabilota bacterium genomic region harbors:
- a CDS encoding FAD-binding protein has product MSASAALDILEVDVLVLGAGGAGLCAALHAADASAALRVGVVVKGLLGRAGCTRMVQGGYNAVLTPPDSLEAHLLDTLKGGGWINDQELAWTLVNEAPARVLELESRYGCLFDRTSEGRIHQKPFAGQSHDRTIHKGDLTGIEIMNRLSEQALARSNITAFEECRALELARDDEGRCAGALVLDLRSGGFLVIRARATLLAMGGGPTMYRVIACSADKAADGVALGYAAGLALRDMEMIQFHPTGLVVPGSLMTGALLEEGLRGAGGHLRNGLGERFMSRYDAARMERSTRDLVSRASFLEIEAGRGTPNGGVWIDVSHLGAAVVERNFRGMVRRCRDFGRDLACEPVEVAPTAHFMMGGVVIDPACRTTIEGLYAAGEDTGGVHGANRLGGNGVADSTVFGGIAGDTMAAALDGRPVPAISPARLQEAVRAAVAPLGRSGRADLYRLLGDLRSVMWDKAGLVRDAAGLTAALGEIDRIDAALDEVGVPGRPALNLAWQDWLNLRSQTVTARLIVLSALARRESRGAHFRSDFPEPAREPLYLVRAERGAGGPRLSREPVALTRARPVEGSRTPAAVEIGD; this is encoded by the coding sequence GTGAGCGCGAGTGCCGCCCTCGACATCCTCGAGGTCGACGTCCTCGTTCTGGGCGCCGGCGGCGCCGGCCTCTGCGCGGCCCTGCACGCCGCCGACGCCTCGGCGGCCCTCCGCGTCGGCGTCGTGGTCAAGGGCCTGCTCGGCCGCGCCGGCTGCACGCGGATGGTCCAGGGTGGCTACAACGCCGTTCTCACGCCGCCCGACTCGCTGGAGGCCCATCTGCTCGACACGCTGAAGGGGGGTGGGTGGATCAACGACCAGGAGCTGGCCTGGACGCTGGTGAACGAGGCGCCGGCGCGGGTGCTCGAGCTCGAGTCGCGCTACGGCTGCCTGTTCGATCGCACCAGCGAGGGCCGCATTCATCAGAAGCCGTTCGCCGGGCAGAGCCACGATCGCACCATCCACAAAGGCGACCTCACCGGGATCGAGATCATGAACCGCCTGTCCGAGCAGGCGCTGGCCCGGTCCAACATCACGGCGTTCGAGGAGTGCCGGGCCCTCGAGCTGGCCCGCGACGACGAGGGCCGCTGCGCGGGCGCGCTCGTCCTGGACCTCCGCAGCGGCGGCTTCCTGGTCATCCGGGCGCGGGCCACGCTGCTGGCGATGGGGGGCGGGCCCACCATGTACCGGGTCATCGCGTGCTCGGCCGACAAGGCCGCCGACGGCGTCGCGCTGGGCTACGCCGCTGGTCTGGCCCTGCGCGACATGGAGATGATCCAGTTCCACCCGACCGGCCTGGTCGTGCCGGGATCCCTGATGACCGGCGCGCTGCTCGAAGAGGGCCTGCGCGGCGCCGGAGGGCACTTGCGCAACGGCCTCGGCGAGCGGTTCATGAGCCGTTACGACGCGGCGCGGATGGAGCGGTCGACCCGTGACCTCGTCTCGCGGGCCTCGTTCCTCGAGATCGAGGCCGGCCGGGGAACCCCGAACGGCGGCGTATGGATCGACGTCTCGCACCTGGGGGCGGCCGTCGTCGAGCGAAACTTCCGCGGCATGGTGCGCCGGTGCCGGGACTTCGGACGCGATCTCGCCTGCGAGCCGGTGGAGGTGGCGCCGACGGCGCACTTCATGATGGGCGGCGTGGTCATCGATCCCGCGTGCCGCACGACGATCGAGGGCCTCTACGCGGCGGGCGAGGACACCGGCGGCGTGCACGGCGCCAACCGCCTGGGCGGCAACGGCGTGGCCGACTCCACCGTGTTCGGTGGCATCGCGGGCGACACCATGGCCGCGGCGCTCGACGGCCGCCCGGTGCCGGCCATCTCGCCGGCGCGCCTGCAGGAGGCGGTCCGGGCTGCGGTCGCTCCGCTCGGCCGCTCGGGCCGGGCGGATCTCTACAGGCTGCTCGGCGATCTGCGCTCGGTCATGTGGGACAAGGCCGGTCTCGTACGCGACGCCGCCGGGTTGACCGCAGCCCTGGGCGAGATCGACCGGATCGACGCTGCGCTCGACGAGGTCGGCGTGCCGGGGCGTCCGGCGTTGAACCTGGCCTGGCAGGACTGGCTGAACCTGAGATCGCAGACGGTGACGGCGCGCCTCATCGTCTTGAGCGCGCTGGCGCGGCGGGAGAGCCGGGGCGCGCACTTCCGGTCGGATTTTCCGGAGCCGGCCCGGGAGCCGCTCTATCTCGTCCGGGCCGAGCGCGGGGCCGGCGGGCCTCGGCTCAGCCGTGAGCCGGTCGCCCTGACCCGTGCCCGTCCCGTCGAGGGGTCGCGGACGCCGGCAGCGGTGGAGATCGGCGACTGA
- a CDS encoding MBL fold metallo-hydrolase codes for MQACLLLRGAAAGSVLVDCGASALIAMRRAGVDPASVEWVVVSHLHGDHFAGLPFMILDGQFRRRTRPLRIAGPPGLTERLRSAMEVLFPGSSTAKRRFGVEVVELAARTPTSLGPAVVTAVEVVHPSGAPAYALRLRYGGRIVAYSGDTEWTDALVEVATGADLFVCEAYFFDKPVKYHMSFAALATNRSRLGCRRLVLTHMSDDMLGRSPAPDLEVADDLRVIALGPEVE; via the coding sequence CTGCAGGCCTGTCTGCTGCTGCGGGGGGCGGCGGCGGGCAGCGTGCTCGTCGACTGCGGGGCCTCGGCCCTCATCGCCATGCGTCGAGCCGGGGTGGACCCCGCGTCGGTCGAATGGGTGGTGGTCAGTCACCTCCACGGTGATCACTTCGCTGGCCTGCCGTTCATGATCCTGGACGGGCAGTTTCGCCGCCGGACCCGACCCCTCCGCATCGCCGGTCCGCCCGGCCTGACCGAGCGGCTCCGGTCGGCGATGGAGGTGCTCTTCCCCGGCTCGTCCACTGCCAAGCGCCGCTTCGGCGTCGAGGTGGTCGAGCTGGCGGCTCGTACGCCGACCTCGCTCGGGCCGGCGGTGGTCACCGCCGTCGAGGTCGTCCATCCGAGCGGCGCCCCCGCCTATGCCCTCCGCCTGCGGTACGGTGGCCGGATCGTGGCCTACTCCGGCGACACCGAGTGGACCGACGCGCTGGTGGAGGTAGCTACCGGCGCGGACCTGTTCGTCTGCGAGGCCTACTTCTTCGACAAGCCGGTGAAGTATCACATGAGCTTTGCGGCCCTGGCGACGAATCGGAGCCGTCTCGGCTGCCGCCGGCTCGTCCTCACGCACATGAGCGACGACATGCTGGGCCGCAGTCCGGCCCCCGATCTGGAGGTTGCCGACGACCTGAGGGTCATCGCTCTGGGCCCTGAGGTAGAGTAG
- a CDS encoding haloalkane dehalogenase: protein MSPIAAHDPHPRRRVDVLDSAMAYVDVGQGPPVVFLHGNPTSSYLWRNVIPHVTSVGRCLAPDLIGMGESGRAANGSYRFGDHARYLDAWFEVLGLRDVTLVLHDWGSALGFWWAFRHPARVRGLAYMEAVVRPLAWTEWPDSGRKIFQVMRSPAGEEAVLDKNVFVERILPASIVRRLAEAEMDAYRRPWRAAGEPRRPMLQWPRELPIEGEPADVVSIVEQYGAWLAASPLPKLFVNGEPGSILVGAPREFCRAWPNQREVTVKGLHFVQEDSPDDIGRAVAELVRCPW from the coding sequence GTGAGCCCGATCGCGGCCCACGATCCGCACCCGCGCCGGCGCGTCGACGTGCTGGACAGCGCCATGGCCTACGTGGACGTCGGTCAGGGGCCCCCGGTAGTGTTCCTCCACGGCAATCCCACCTCCTCGTACCTGTGGCGCAACGTCATCCCTCACGTGACGTCCGTCGGGCGGTGCCTGGCGCCGGACCTGATCGGCATGGGGGAGTCGGGGCGGGCCGCCAACGGGTCGTACCGGTTCGGCGACCACGCGCGCTATCTGGACGCCTGGTTCGAGGTGCTGGGACTCCGCGACGTCACCCTCGTGCTGCACGACTGGGGCTCGGCGCTCGGCTTCTGGTGGGCGTTCCGCCACCCGGCGCGCGTGCGCGGGCTGGCCTACATGGAAGCGGTCGTCCGGCCGCTCGCCTGGACGGAGTGGCCGGACAGCGGCCGCAAGATCTTCCAGGTCATGCGGTCGCCGGCCGGCGAGGAGGCCGTGCTCGACAAGAACGTCTTTGTCGAGCGCATCCTGCCGGCCAGCATCGTGCGGCGGCTCGCCGAGGCCGAGATGGACGCCTATCGGCGTCCGTGGCGGGCGGCCGGCGAGCCGCGACGTCCCATGCTGCAGTGGCCGCGCGAGCTTCCCATCGAAGGCGAGCCGGCCGACGTCGTGAGCATCGTCGAGCAGTACGGCGCCTGGCTGGCCGCCAGCCCGCTGCCCAAGCTCTTCGTCAACGGCGAGCCGGGCAGCATCCTCGTCGGCGCGCCGCGCGAGTTCTGCCGAGCCTGGCCGAATCAACGCGAAGTGACGGTCAAGGGGCTGCACTTCGTGCAGGAGGACTCGCCCGACGACATCGGTCGGGCGGTGGCCGAGCTCGTGAGGTGTCCGTGGTGA
- a CDS encoding succinate dehydrogenase/fumarate reductase iron-sulfur subunit, which produces MTETSSRTLRVFRWTPGTDARWQEYAVAVGPDTTVLDALVAVQRTQDPTLAFRYACRVGMCGSCGMVVDGRERWACRTRLAALGAGPVSVRPLYHLPLLGDLVVDMAPFNARLRAAGAVFQAAASGPTYATVPGDSDERQEIDAAIECIGCGLCLSACTMVAHDPRFPGPAGLNRAFTLQRDSRDDGAAARWATLLSDDGLARCHGQGGCTEVCPMKLSPMRSIIRLRQMGARYLLRRLRLD; this is translated from the coding sequence GTGACGGAGACCAGCTCGCGCACCTTGCGGGTGTTTCGCTGGACGCCGGGTACGGACGCCCGCTGGCAGGAATACGCGGTGGCCGTCGGGCCGGACACCACCGTCCTCGACGCGCTGGTGGCCGTACAGCGAACGCAGGATCCCACGCTGGCCTTCCGCTACGCCTGCCGGGTGGGGATGTGCGGCTCCTGCGGCATGGTCGTCGATGGACGGGAACGCTGGGCGTGCCGGACCCGTCTGGCCGCGCTGGGCGCGGGGCCCGTGAGCGTGCGGCCGCTCTACCATCTCCCGCTGCTCGGCGACCTGGTGGTGGACATGGCGCCGTTCAACGCCCGTCTGCGCGCCGCCGGCGCCGTGTTCCAGGCCGCGGCGTCGGGGCCCACCTATGCCACCGTTCCTGGCGACTCCGACGAGCGGCAGGAGATCGACGCGGCCATCGAGTGCATCGGCTGCGGGCTCTGCCTGTCGGCCTGCACGATGGTGGCCCACGACCCACGGTTTCCCGGCCCGGCCGGGCTCAATCGGGCCTTCACGCTGCAGCGTGACTCGCGCGACGACGGCGCGGCCGCGCGCTGGGCGACGCTTCTCTCGGACGACGGGCTGGCCCGTTGCCATGGGCAGGGCGGTTGCACGGAGGTCTGCCCCATGAAGCTCTCGCCGATGCGCTCGATCATCCGCCTGCGCCAGATGGGCGCTCGTTACCTGCTGCGTCGTCTGCGCCTCGATTGA
- a CDS encoding aconitate hydratase, producing the protein MSAEQVRSLYSAMPDRLARARQAFKRPLTLTEKILVTHCWDWTTQVWDRGRAMLQLRVDRVSLQDVTGQMALLQYMMSGRKRVAVPTTLHCDHLIRAQTGAADDFARAITENAEVYEFLRSSARKFGIGFWRPGSGIIHQVVLENYAFPGGLMIGADSHTPNGGGVGMLAIGVGGADCAEAMAGLPWEVLHPRLVGVHLTGKLSGWTAPKDVITYLCTLLTVKGGTNKIIEYFGPGAESISATGKGTICNMGAELGATTSVFPFDSRIAAYLRATEREEIAALAERAREHLVADPEVLANPKAFYDEIVELDLDALEPQVVGPHSPDRGRPISRLGAEARANNWPVTITNALIGSCTNSSYEDMRRAAHVAMQATKAGLRAKSTFYITPGSERIFQTIKRDGILETFQRIGGTVLANACGPCIGQWKRSDAAASGTNTIVSSFNRNFPGRNDGSASTLSFLTSPELVTALAFAGTLDFDPVHDTIPGADGRAFRFTPPEAEELPRDGFARVGESGYEAPADDPDSVQIAIRPDSQRLQLLSPFPRWDGRDFVDLPILVKTKGKTTTDHISPAGPWLRFRGHLDKLSDNMFLGAVNAFTGEAGKGIHPLTGGAPQTFSAIARDLKARNARWAVVGDENYGEGSSREHAAMSPRYLGCAVVLVRSFARIHETNLKKQGILPLTFANPADYDRVEAGDRLSVTGLAALTPGRPVTVTLKKQDGRTVQIQANHTLTDEHIEWFKAGSALNAAQGAGK; encoded by the coding sequence ATGTCCGCTGAGCAGGTCCGGTCCCTCTACAGCGCGATGCCCGATCGTCTCGCCCGCGCGCGGCAGGCCTTCAAGCGACCCCTGACGCTGACCGAGAAGATCCTGGTCACGCACTGCTGGGATTGGACCACGCAGGTGTGGGACCGCGGCCGCGCGATGCTGCAGCTGCGGGTCGATCGCGTGTCGCTGCAGGACGTCACCGGCCAGATGGCCCTGCTGCAGTACATGATGTCGGGCCGCAAGCGCGTCGCCGTGCCCACGACCCTGCACTGCGACCATCTCATCCGGGCCCAGACCGGCGCCGCCGACGACTTCGCCCGCGCCATCACCGAGAACGCCGAGGTCTACGAGTTCCTGCGCTCCTCGGCGCGCAAGTTCGGCATCGGCTTCTGGCGCCCGGGCTCGGGCATCATCCACCAGGTCGTCCTCGAGAACTACGCGTTTCCCGGCGGCCTGATGATCGGGGCCGACTCCCACACGCCCAACGGCGGGGGCGTGGGGATGCTGGCCATCGGCGTGGGGGGCGCCGATTGCGCCGAGGCGATGGCGGGACTGCCCTGGGAGGTGCTCCATCCCCGGCTCGTCGGCGTGCATCTGACCGGCAAGCTGTCCGGGTGGACGGCGCCCAAGGACGTCATCACCTACCTCTGCACGCTTCTGACCGTGAAGGGTGGGACCAACAAGATCATCGAGTACTTCGGCCCCGGCGCCGAGTCGATCAGCGCCACCGGCAAGGGCACGATCTGCAACATGGGCGCCGAGCTGGGCGCGACCACGTCGGTGTTCCCGTTCGACTCGCGCATCGCCGCGTATCTGAGGGCCACCGAGCGCGAGGAGATCGCCGCGCTGGCCGAGCGCGCCCGCGAGCACCTGGTGGCCGACCCCGAGGTGCTGGCTAACCCCAAGGCCTTCTACGACGAGATCGTGGAGCTCGACCTGGACGCGCTGGAGCCCCAGGTGGTGGGTCCGCACTCGCCCGACAGAGGCCGGCCGATCAGCCGGCTGGGCGCCGAGGCCCGCGCCAACAACTGGCCGGTCACGATCACCAACGCCCTGATCGGCTCCTGCACCAACTCGTCGTACGAGGACATGCGGCGGGCCGCCCACGTGGCCATGCAGGCCACCAAGGCCGGCCTGCGCGCCAAATCGACGTTCTACATCACGCCCGGCTCGGAGCGGATCTTCCAGACCATCAAGCGCGATGGGATCCTAGAGACCTTCCAGAGGATCGGGGGCACCGTGCTGGCCAACGCCTGCGGCCCCTGCATCGGCCAGTGGAAGCGCTCGGACGCGGCCGCTTCCGGCACCAACACGATCGTGTCGTCGTTCAACCGCAATTTCCCCGGCCGCAACGACGGCAGCGCCTCGACGCTGTCGTTCCTGACCAGCCCCGAGCTGGTCACCGCCCTGGCCTTCGCCGGCACGCTCGACTTCGACCCCGTGCACGACACGATTCCCGGAGCCGACGGCCGCGCCTTCCGCTTCACGCCGCCCGAGGCCGAGGAGCTCCCGCGCGACGGCTTCGCCCGCGTGGGAGAGAGCGGGTACGAGGCGCCCGCCGACGACCCGGACAGCGTGCAGATCGCCATCCGGCCCGACAGCCAGCGCCTGCAGCTGCTGTCGCCGTTTCCCCGGTGGGACGGGCGGGACTTCGTCGACCTCCCGATCCTGGTCAAGACCAAAGGCAAGACGACCACGGACCACATCTCGCCGGCCGGGCCCTGGCTGCGCTTCCGGGGGCACCTCGACAAGCTCAGCGACAACATGTTCCTGGGGGCGGTGAACGCCTTCACCGGCGAGGCCGGCAAGGGGATTCATCCCCTGACCGGCGGCGCCCCGCAGACCTTCTCGGCGATCGCCCGCGACCTCAAGGCCCGGAACGCGCGCTGGGCGGTGGTGGGCGACGAGAACTACGGCGAAGGCTCCAGCCGCGAGCACGCCGCCATGTCGCCCCGGTACCTCGGCTGCGCCGTGGTGCTGGTGCGCTCCTTCGCCCGGATCCACGAGACCAATCTGAAGAAGCAGGGGATCCTGCCGCTGACCTTCGCCAACCCGGCCGACTACGACCGGGTGGAGGCCGGCGACCGGCTGAGCGTCACCGGGCTGGCCGCGCTGACCCCGGGCCGCCCGGTCACGGTGACCCTGAAGAAGCAGGACGGGCGGACGGTGCAGATCCAGGCCAATCACACGCTCACCGACGAGCACATCGAGTG